In Erigeron canadensis isolate Cc75 chromosome 8, C_canadensis_v1, whole genome shotgun sequence, the DNA window CTAAACataatttagtttatatttatattcaatAGAAACCaatttaaactaaaatatataaactattgTTGATAATTATTGAATACAAGTCCATATCTTTAGATATTGTAGAATAaaattaaattctttttttctttttgaaaaataatccAACTTGcaagtatatatatctttttaaaaaatgaataaaaaacaaCTCTATTTCTCTATATCTTTATTGCTTTATTAGAACTAACAATATAGTTAAACTGTGTGTATTTTAAAGTACAAGATATAAACTTGTAATGTATACCCTTATTTCATTTGTAATAAGGcttttcataatttcatatgaCTAATTAAAATACTTATTCTCTTAGATTCCTAACCTCCCAGATACACAATTTTGTCGTAACTCTCAGTAAATCTTAATCCACCATTAACACACCTTCATAACTAAGATTACATCTTTACATTTGGAAATACAAAAACGATCCACGTTCTTGATTGTAATGATCACAATGATATAATTCGAGTTTTTTAGACTGAATGAATTACATCTTAACTCGAAATTTCACAACTTAATTTCGAGATTTTTagatttcgttttttttttcttattatcttATTCTTTTTTCAATTACGCATTCCATGTTTTTACTTTGTTCCCTCTTAATTACTTTATGTAACATTCTTTagttaagttatatttttttgtttaaaaaactcAAATTAAAATACTGCAATAGCTAGATAATAGATTGCTCAACAACATTAATTTTTACCGAATGTAAAGTATTAAATTAAGCTTTGAAGGTGTTTTAATGGTGGATTAGGAGTTTATTGGGTGTTGTGGTGAAATTGTGTGTTTGAGAGTTTAAAGATGAAAGagaataaaaatactatttattctattttacaAGTTTACCCCTTGTATTTTGAAATATCTCTATATTGATCCATCATAATTATCCCTAACTTAACTAAGCTAGGTTTATTATATGGAATTAGGCGGTCGCTTTAGGCCCCCAAATTTTTGAAGcctcaatattttgtatattcgacttaatgtttggattttggactaACTAcgatatataatttgcattatagTAACGCCCTTATTGGTTTTGGTATCAACAtccatatcttttttattactagtagtttataataaaaatcaagttaCTTATTTTTGTTGCTTTTCTCTTTTACTCTATTTTTTtatggtaatgaactaggccTCAAAAATTGATACCATTTTAGGCCTCAAAAAACCTTAAACCGCCACTGGAGACTTACATGTAATTTTCACACTAATTTACAATTGATGCAAGCTTTATGTTCTTGATCATGGATATGCAAAGCGATAAATATATGCAAATAAActaaagttatataaaattttgccTTGTATATAACATTGAACCAAATTAATTAACCTTGAATCGCATACATAGTGAAAAACATAGCATGAAAAAGGTGATAAGTTGATATTGATGTGTTAAGAAAATGTAGGCTAAAGAAGTGAACGGTATGATCTAGGAATACATGGATAGTTTCAGTGAAAGTCACACATGACTCATATAGCATTATTTGAGCTAGGTGTCGTGGATAGGTTCAATGAGTGTCATGTAAGACTCACCTATCCTCacttatagatatatattaagagAGTAAGatacaaaaacaagattaaaatattattcgattaaaaactgacattttaTTTACACGATACAATATCTTTTTTAGacgtataattttatataaaacattttgtccCCGACTCTTTTTTCTAATTATCTCTCTAAATTAACTCCTTAcctttattcattttttttaattattaatttgtcTACTTGATATGTCTATACTTTCGGTATATATTaacatcatttattttttaatttttaaaatacttaCACTATACTTTTATTTCATAATCCAAGATACCATCACCATTAGTTACGGCCGTTACTTTCGACCAATCGTTACTATTATCGCTGCTATCGTATCGTGCGAGTAACGTTTTAGTTTGAAACATGTAACACAACACAACTCTTTTGCTTATGTTGGACACATGGAAGAAAAAGATAAGAATGCCAAATTTGACATATCGATCTCGATAGATAATAAAGAAgaagttattataaaaatgaaatagtGTCGTGTTAATGCGCCTAACCAGAAAATGCTCCGCCGAGCAGCTTCTACCACTTTCAGACGACATCTTATAACCTCTCATTCTCGCCGTCCAATCGCATCATCTTCTAGATTTGTAAGTCAAACCAGACCCATTTCTTGATTCACTTCacatgttttattattaatatagtatgtttaattatattataattataattatatataagtgttGTACACCAATAAGTCGATTCCTGCACCAAAATTATGCAGCATTGAGTTGAGCATAGGTACTAGATAGAGTTAGAGTATAATGatagttctttttttttgagCAAAAGGATAATATTAGTATCTTGCACTTGTGTCTTCTTgtcatatattacatatatgtttaacTGTACTATGTTATTCCTTCTTCAATGTTATATGTGTAATAGTCTAGTTTCGGTGTTGCCTTTAGTCAAGATTTACATCTTATTGtatcaagtttatatttttttgaaagaaaaacaatGACCCTATTGTTACTCTTTTATTGGGTCTACGGAAAGATTGGATTTTGTCGTTCTGTTTGTGCGTCAAGTACTTGATTAGTCATTTATGGGTTTTATACAAGATATATGATTAATGTTGCAAACGTTGTAAATTGTAATAGATTGGAACATTAGTTATAGCAGAACATGAAGGTGGTTCACTCACTAACTCTTCCCTGAGCTCAGTAGAGGCGGCTAGTAAGTTTTTGTGTAAAGACAACTCTTTATCGTTGCTATTGGCTGGAACGGGCCCTTCGTTACAAGAGGCTGCCGCAAAGGCTGCTTCTTGCCATTCTTCCATTTCTCAGGTGCGTCTTATGTTTCTAGTACGTTGCTTTTATGTAGTGGTGGTAAGATAGGCTGTGGGCAGATTGATTTAAAGGTGCAAAGGGAGTTCAGGTTGAAACGGGCTCGGTCCATCCATTATATGATTGACCTGCAAACACCATTTTTTCTATTCTTCAAATAGTGAAAGTAATGATTACAACACAATATCATTATAAGCATAATCTgagttttttaataaaaatgatttaggaggttttatgcttATGAAATACATTTTGTGTGACTTTCAACTTGTTTGATCCATTCCTCTTTTAGCTAGTTGTTTTACCTGTTTTAGATCAGAAATAGCCCTAAGCCCCTAAttaacccattcataagtagaTGGGTCGAAATTGTCACAAATTGTCACATTGCCTTTCTTATACTCTTTTAGCGTGTAGTCtggaatttttttgttttttccagTACCATTTAATGTTTTGTTGTTCTTGCTGTGGAACTGTTCAGGTACTTGTGGCTGATTCTGATAAATTCAAATACCCCTTAGCTGAACCGTGGGCCAAGTTAGTCCATTTGGTGCAACAGCAGGGTGATTACTCTCACATAGTTACTGCTTCAAGTTCTTTTGGGAAAAATATATTACCTCGTGCAGCTGCTCTTCTTGATGTCTCGCCAATTACTGATGTCATTGAAATATCAGAATCGAGGACATTCGTGAGGTAGTTTTTGTAATCGTATTATCACACCTTAATGATTTTTATAATGCGGACAGGAAAGTGTTTGTGGGTCAACTAGAACTACGAGTCTTCAATTAATATACATACTCATATATGTACTTGATGCACAAGAACATATATTGCCATGACTGAAAGTTTAGAATCTACATGGTGTGAGCTATATAAAGTAATAAGCTTACAATCTTTGCATCTGAAAGCACCAGAAGAACTTGTATATGTCTTGTATGTTCCCTGATTACTGGTTTTTTGGTCCTATTTCATTTCTGTGGCAGGCCAATATATGCTGGTAATGCTCTATGCACTATCCGCTACACTGGTGCGGACCCTTGCATGCTGACTATTAGGGCTACCTCTTTTCCCGTGGGTTCAACTGCACCTGATTCTAAAACTAGTGCTGCACCAATACACCAGGTTGATTTGTCAACCTTTGGTGAAGGTGTGTTAGTTAACTTTTATGAAACATTATATATTCTGTTGTAAAGATTATCATTCACATGTAAATGTGTCAGGTTGGGTGGTATTTGCTTGATAGCGTTTCAAAATGGGCAAACTATAACAACTTAAGTGTAAAGGAAACCGGTTGAAAATTGACCAGAGCTTATTCAAATATGTACAAATGGCtaggttgttattttgattgtgtAGTTTTCTGTTTTTGCTTATCTAATTATCTTATATAATGCACTAGAATATGAAACCAAAAGTTGACGGATCCACCCAACTAGAACCTTTTTTTTCATACTCAAATATAACTGTTTGAACCATTATCCAACCCACCCGTTTTACCAACTCCACACATCAGATAATTTGTGTCTGTCTCTGATAAGTTTATTTTAACTTCTGATAGATGGCAAATCTAGACATATAAAGCAAACCTCTCAAGATTCAGAACGCCCAGATCTTGGAAGTGCACGTGTTGTTATTACAGGGGGACGAGCTCTTAAAAGTGCTGAAAACTTTAAAATGATTGAAAAGCTTGCTGAAAAGCTTGGTGCAGCAGGTTCTTATTCGTATTTCATTTTGCATCTTAAGTAGTTTCCAGTTTGTCAGTTGGTGAATCCCATGAGAATTGCTACCCACTTCAACTCCTTTAAAGTTATATACCCGTATAAAATTATGCAATAGATGCAATGACTATAAGCATTTTAAGTGATTTTTAAATGCTATATCTTAGATTGTCTTCTTGTTCTTTCGTTTTCTCTCAAGATTGTAACTTATAGTTTGAATTTCTTCTCCTTTTGTTTTCATAGTTGGTGCCACTCGTGCTGCTGTTGATGCAGGATACATTCCCAATGAGCTCCAGGTATCATCCATGACTTTAATTGTTCTTTTCAACTTCTTTAAGAGTATATTCATGTGTTTGTGATGTATATAGTATAGTAGAGGTAGAAAATTTTGGCTcgtttacttatgaatggttCCTCAAAAGGGTCAAAAGTTGCCCAAAGTATATAATTAATGCATACAACGTCCTTGTTTTGTTCAAttacattaaatatattaatgatatatgttATCATATAATGTGATTAATTTCTTATTCAATAGTTCAATAATTCTGGACAACAGGTTAAGGACCTGACCTGTTTTGACATTACCCAACACACCCGTTATGCCACTAATAATAGTATGCATTTATCAGGTTGGCCAAACTGGTAAGATTGTTGCTCCAGAACTGTATATGGCTTTTGGCGTCTCTGGAGCCATCCAACATATAGCAGGTATGAGAGATTCAAAAGTGATTGTTGCAGTCAACAAAGACGCTGATGCCCCAATTTTTCAGGTCATGATCTTATATTTTTATGGCTGAACTCTATTTACATATGGTGATACCTTTTTGTTCTTTGTTGTACCTGTATCTTGTCCTTGTACTGATAATTTCATCTTCTATTAAATGCAGGTTGCTGATTATGGGCTTGTAGGTGATCTTTTTGAAATAATA includes these proteins:
- the LOC122578238 gene encoding electron transfer flavoprotein subunit alpha, mitochondrial; translation: MLRRAASTTFRRHLITSHSRRPIASSSRFIGTLVIAEHEGGSLTNSSLSSVEAASKFLCKDNSLSLLLAGTGPSLQEAAAKAASCHSSISQVLVADSDKFKYPLAEPWAKLVHLVQQQGDYSHIVTASSSFGKNILPRAAALLDVSPITDVIEISESRTFVRPIYAGNALCTIRYTGADPCMLTIRATSFPVGSTAPDSKTSAAPIHQVDLSTFGEDGKSRHIKQTSQDSERPDLGSARVVITGGRALKSAENFKMIEKLAEKLGAAVGATRAAVDAGYIPNELQVGQTGKIVAPELYMAFGVSGAIQHIAGMRDSKVIVAVNKDADAPIFQVADYGLVGDLFEIIPELLEKLPNKK